One Shewanella sp. MR-4 DNA window includes the following coding sequences:
- the recR gene encoding recombination mediator RecR yields MKFSPLLDELIQSLRCLPGVGPKSAQRMAFQLLERDRKAGLKLASALSSAMSDIGHCQSCRTYTEESLCPICASHKRGSSSTICVVETPADVLAIEAGGHFSGRYFVLLGHLSPLDGVGPEELGLALLERHLASGDVAELILATNPTVEGEATAHFIADMARRHKVVISRIAHGVPVGGELEYVDSTTLALSFNGRIPL; encoded by the coding sequence ATGAAATTTAGTCCACTGCTTGACGAGTTAATTCAGTCCCTGCGCTGTTTGCCTGGGGTTGGGCCGAAATCGGCTCAACGTATGGCGTTTCAATTGCTTGAGCGCGATAGAAAGGCCGGGCTTAAATTAGCCTCGGCGCTGTCGAGTGCCATGAGCGATATCGGTCATTGTCAGTCTTGTCGAACCTACACTGAAGAAAGCCTCTGTCCGATTTGTGCTAGCCATAAACGCGGCTCCTCGTCGACGATTTGTGTGGTCGAAACACCGGCCGATGTATTAGCCATTGAAGCGGGTGGACATTTTTCTGGTCGCTACTTTGTATTGCTCGGTCATTTATCCCCCCTCGATGGGGTGGGGCCTGAAGAGTTAGGCTTGGCGCTATTAGAGCGTCACTTAGCCTCGGGCGATGTTGCCGAGCTTATCCTCGCGACCAATCCAACGGTAGAAGGTGAGGCCACCGCCCACTTTATTGCCGATATGGCACGGCGCCATAAGGTGGTGATCAGCCGCATCGCCCACGGTGTTCCCGTGGGTGGCGAGCTGGAATATGTCGACAGCACCACCTTAGCACTGTCCTTCAATGGGCGTATCCCGCTGTAG
- a CDS encoding tRNA-dihydrouridine synthase: protein MRVILAPMEGVVDDLMRDILSSINPYDLLVTEFVRVVDQLLPEKVFLKLCPELLNGGFTPSGTPVRVQLLGQEPNCMAENAMRAIELGSHGVDANFGCPAKMVNRSNGGAVLLQYPNTIHDIVRAMRQAVPAEHPVTAKIRLGYEDKSLFMENALAVYEAGATELAIHARSKVDGYKPPAYWEYITEVRERLPIPVIANGEIWNREDAERCMAVTGCDSIMIGRGAISLPNLADTIKTGAAPYRWADTLGLMLSYTQRELSGRKSDYYPARIKQWFSYLNRQYPEADTLFRELRIYKTTEEIVRVLEEAQLRLNQ, encoded by the coding sequence GTGCGCGTAATTTTGGCTCCGATGGAAGGCGTGGTTGACGACTTAATGCGAGATATTTTGTCTTCAATTAACCCCTACGATTTGCTCGTCACCGAATTTGTGCGCGTGGTTGACCAACTCTTACCCGAAAAAGTGTTTCTCAAACTCTGCCCCGAACTGCTCAATGGCGGCTTTACCCCCTCGGGCACGCCGGTTCGTGTACAGCTTTTAGGGCAAGAGCCCAACTGCATGGCCGAAAACGCGATGCGCGCGATTGAGCTTGGCTCCCACGGCGTCGATGCAAACTTTGGTTGCCCCGCTAAGATGGTGAACCGCAGTAATGGCGGCGCGGTGTTGCTGCAATACCCTAATACGATTCACGATATTGTGCGTGCCATGCGCCAAGCCGTGCCCGCCGAGCATCCGGTGACGGCGAAAATTCGTTTAGGCTACGAAGACAAATCCCTGTTTATGGAAAATGCGCTGGCCGTTTATGAAGCGGGCGCGACAGAACTGGCTATCCATGCCCGCAGTAAGGTCGATGGTTACAAACCGCCCGCCTACTGGGAATACATTACCGAAGTGCGCGAGCGTTTGCCCATTCCAGTGATTGCTAATGGTGAGATTTGGAACCGCGAAGATGCCGAGCGTTGTATGGCGGTGACGGGCTGCGACAGCATTATGATAGGCCGCGGCGCGATTTCGCTGCCTAATCTTGCCGACACGATTAAGACTGGCGCGGCGCCTTATCGCTGGGCCGACACCTTAGGTTTGATGCTCAGCTACACCCAACGCGAGCTGAGCGGCCGTAAGAGTGATTATTATCCGGCGCGAATTAAGCAGTGGTTTAGTTATCTCAATCGCCAATACCCCGAGGCGGACACCCTGTTTAGGGAGCTACGCATCTATAAAACCACAGAGGAAATTGTGCGAGTGCTAGAAGAGGCGCAGCTACGCCTTAATCAATAA
- a CDS encoding TraR/DksA C4-type zinc finger protein, whose translation MSTTHIRQELSELEANLRKEIGALPQFIEILGADYANLTLGELIDRLAQSHLAEHPLFCRLNRLDAASCQLDLGLYGLCSDCETEIEAERLNQDPTEQRCSSCAEHYQHEHRHELRLSH comes from the coding sequence GTGAGCACCACCCATATCAGACAAGAATTGTCAGAGCTTGAAGCTAATCTAAGGAAGGAAATCGGCGCGCTCCCTCAGTTTATAGAAATACTTGGGGCGGATTATGCCAACCTCACCCTAGGCGAACTTATCGACCGCTTGGCACAGAGCCACCTCGCAGAGCATCCACTATTTTGCCGTTTAAACCGCCTCGATGCTGCCTCCTGTCAACTCGACTTAGGTCTGTACGGCCTCTGCTCCGATTGTGAAACTGAAATCGAAGCCGAGCGCTTAAACCAAGATCCCACAGAACAACGCTGCAGCAGCTGTGCTGAACATTATCAGCATGAACATAGGCATGAACTGCGCCTGAGTCACTAG
- the dnaX gene encoding DNA polymerase III subunit gamma/tau, which yields MSYQVLARKWRPATFEQMVGQSHVLHALTNALTQQRLHHAYLFTGTRGVGKTSLARLFAKGLNCEKGVTASPCGVCGSCVEIAQGRFVDLIEVDAASRTKVDDTRELLDNVQYRPTRGRFKVYLIDEVHMLSRSSFNALLKTLEEPPEHVKFLLATTDPQKLPVTVLSRCLQFNLKSLTQQEIGTQLQHILTQEQLPFEHEALTLLAKAANGSMRDALSLTDQAIAFGGGTVMLNQVQSMLGSIDEQHVLRLLKALTDADIGVLMQSCAQVLAYGADAQEVLRSLLELLHQITLTQFAPAAAQQSLYSAQIQAFAEQLAPEQVQLYYQILLTGRKDLPHAPDPKSGLEMALLRAVAFVPEKPVKRWQVEDAAKVSLPAQQPSTIPAATEQAVNRVENQAEAEKKTPLTSTVDSQPAATEAVQSGFMSEPSVADPTLPQPEISKASQASQALVAEAAQQLLSDEDVSAVDGDDTAGEESALNAALIAEQQVILSQAQSQGFGASTEVVSSTEAVLISESSPNSKTDASSESSPEPSSVSTPVSNLDAEHNQAAMMDSASIAQKPSAAALTATVALSYDDAEENIQAGANQSTDALASDEYSAEDYGQYDYAAAPLDAYQDDYSQFMVEEQGRFSGMEDSSLMSDSIQSIDHSDVVHEPAAAAPKSQSFADNSVSTTPPVSTATVSLEDDDILSAVLAARDSLLSDLDALSTKEGDGKKLATEVKVKTPSQNVHTAPATKASASTPSETKTASGEAENDFELPFDDDFEIESLFEAQAGVINASLPAHVAPAPHPQFDPNDRPPWEEAPVDTLADVEPVATSYQGSETARAPQVSQTPQPIIAPQEPELATGIAHSASIPTLPTDTGAANTKTANSEETRVEQAIAPHPQRDTAAQPVTQTQTPPQSSEETQQSAPSTALTLAQSITGHPLDLHWYKLMASLEIGGRVRQLAVNSICQLQANPLPLLLKPDQKHLSAPVAIEQLEQALTAALGNPRQVEVVIGIDPTRETPLELRKRFHQELLQQARQSLMMDDNVQWLINRFGAELDQDTLVYPPELLAQRSGLIPALPEPE from the coding sequence ATGTCATATCAGGTGTTAGCCAGAAAATGGCGCCCTGCCACATTCGAACAGATGGTCGGCCAAAGCCACGTGTTGCACGCGCTCACGAATGCGTTAACGCAACAACGTTTACACCATGCTTATCTTTTTACGGGTACACGCGGTGTGGGCAAGACCAGTTTGGCGCGCCTCTTCGCCAAAGGCCTCAACTGTGAAAAGGGCGTAACGGCATCCCCCTGTGGTGTGTGTGGCAGCTGTGTCGAAATTGCCCAAGGCCGCTTTGTTGACTTGATCGAAGTCGATGCCGCCTCGCGTACTAAAGTCGATGACACCCGTGAACTCTTAGATAATGTGCAATATCGTCCGACCCGTGGCCGTTTTAAGGTCTACCTGATTGACGAAGTGCACATGCTCTCCCGCAGCAGTTTTAATGCGCTGCTAAAAACCCTCGAAGAACCGCCAGAGCATGTGAAATTTTTACTGGCGACGACCGATCCGCAAAAGCTGCCGGTGACTGTGTTATCCCGCTGTCTGCAATTTAATTTAAAGAGCTTAACCCAGCAGGAAATTGGCACTCAGCTACAGCATATTTTAACCCAAGAGCAATTGCCCTTTGAGCACGAAGCCTTAACTCTGCTCGCCAAAGCGGCCAATGGCAGTATGCGTGATGCCTTAAGTTTGACCGATCAGGCCATTGCCTTTGGTGGTGGCACGGTAATGCTCAATCAAGTGCAATCTATGCTGGGCAGCATCGATGAGCAGCATGTGCTGCGCTTACTCAAAGCCTTAACCGATGCCGATATTGGCGTCTTGATGCAAAGCTGCGCACAGGTGCTCGCCTATGGCGCGGACGCCCAAGAAGTGCTGCGCAGTTTACTGGAATTATTGCATCAAATTACCCTGACTCAATTTGCACCTGCTGCGGCGCAGCAATCCCTTTATAGCGCACAAATTCAAGCCTTTGCCGAGCAGTTAGCGCCTGAACAAGTGCAGTTGTATTACCAGATTTTACTGACTGGCCGTAAAGACTTACCCCATGCGCCGGATCCTAAATCGGGCCTCGAAATGGCGTTACTGCGTGCGGTGGCATTTGTTCCCGAAAAGCCAGTAAAACGTTGGCAGGTTGAAGATGCTGCTAAGGTGAGCTTGCCAGCTCAGCAGCCTTCGACCATACCTGCTGCGACAGAGCAGGCAGTGAATAGGGTGGAAAATCAGGCAGAGGCTGAAAAAAAAACTCCGTTAACTTCCACCGTTGACTCACAACCCGCGGCAACGGAAGCGGTTCAGTCTGGGTTTATGTCAGAACCAAGTGTTGCAGACCCCACGCTTCCTCAGCCCGAGATCTCTAAGGCTTCTCAAGCTTCACAAGCGTTAGTAGCCGAAGCCGCGCAGCAGCTTTTATCCGATGAAGATGTATCAGCAGTCGATGGAGATGATACAGCTGGTGAAGAGTCAGCACTCAACGCGGCATTGATTGCCGAGCAGCAAGTGATCTTAAGCCAAGCCCAAAGCCAAGGTTTTGGCGCAAGTACCGAGGTGGTATCGAGTACTGAAGCCGTCTTAATTTCAGAATCAAGCCCTAATTCAAAAACTGACGCAAGCTCTGAATCAAGCCCTGAACCGAGCTCTGTTTCTACGCCTGTATCGAATCTTGATGCTGAGCATAATCAAGCTGCAATGATGGATTCCGCTAGTATTGCTCAGAAGCCTTCTGCTGCGGCATTAACAGCAACTGTTGCCTTATCTTATGATGATGCCGAGGAAAATATTCAAGCGGGTGCTAATCAGAGTACAGATGCGCTAGCGTCAGATGAATATTCTGCAGAGGATTACGGACAATACGATTATGCCGCCGCGCCGCTCGATGCCTATCAGGATGATTATTCGCAATTTATGGTTGAGGAGCAGGGCAGATTCTCTGGCATGGAAGATAGCTCGTTGATGAGCGACAGTATTCAGTCTATCGACCATAGTGATGTTGTGCATGAGCCCGCTGCTGCGGCCCCCAAATCGCAGTCTTTTGCCGACAATTCAGTTTCAACAACTCCTCCGGTTTCAACAGCTACTGTGTCCCTCGAGGATGACGATATTTTATCGGCGGTATTAGCGGCGCGAGACTCCTTGTTATCCGATCTTGATGCGCTTAGCACCAAGGAAGGTGATGGAAAAAAGCTGGCAACGGAAGTTAAGGTTAAAACCCCGAGCCAGAACGTGCATACTGCGCCAGCAACTAAAGCGTCTGCCAGTACACCTTCAGAGACGAAAACCGCCAGTGGTGAGGCCGAGAATGATTTTGAGCTGCCCTTTGACGATGATTTTGAGATCGAGAGCCTTTTTGAAGCTCAGGCAGGAGTAATAAACGCTTCACTACCCGCTCATGTTGCGCCTGCGCCACATCCGCAGTTCGATCCCAATGATCGTCCGCCATGGGAGGAGGCGCCAGTGGATACTCTAGCCGATGTCGAACCCGTAGCAACTTCTTATCAAGGGAGTGAAACCGCGCGCGCGCCGCAAGTCAGCCAGACACCACAGCCAATTATCGCGCCTCAAGAGCCTGAATTGGCGACTGGAATTGCGCATTCTGCCTCAATTCCTACTCTGCCTACTGATACCGGGGCGGCTAATACCAAGACGGCTAATAGTGAAGAGACTCGGGTTGAGCAAGCGATAGCGCCTCATCCACAAAGAGATACGGCGGCGCAGCCCGTGACTCAAACCCAGACCCCGCCACAGTCAAGCGAGGAGACGCAACAATCTGCACCATCCACAGCATTAACCTTGGCGCAATCGATTACCGGTCATCCTTTAGACTTGCACTGGTATAAGCTCATGGCGAGCCTAGAGATTGGCGGCCGTGTGCGACAGTTGGCGGTAAACTCGATTTGTCAGCTGCAGGCTAACCCTTTGCCTTTGTTGCTAAAACCTGATCAAAAACACTTGTCGGCGCCAGTAGCAATTGAGCAGCTGGAGCAAGCATTGACGGCCGCATTGGGGAACCCAAGGCAAGTCGAGGTGGTCATAGGAATCGATCCCACACGGGAAACGCCCTTAGAGCTACGTAAGCGGTTCCATCAAGAGTTGCTGCAACAGGCGCGTCAATCCCTGATGATGGACGATAATGTACAGTGGCTGATTAACCGATTTGGGGCCGAGCTTGATCAGGACACTTTGGTTTATCCGCCAGAATTGTTAGCTCAGCGTAGTGGGCTCATTCCCGCACTGCCTGAGCCAGAGTGA
- a CDS encoding YbaN family protein, with the protein MILKRGLFLLIGCLALGLGLLGIVLPLLPTVPFILLAAFCFARSSERLHQWLMTHPWFADALTQWQQHRAMRPGLKRRAMLLTGLSFSISILVVPIVWVKLLLLTMACGLLWYLKTIPEIES; encoded by the coding sequence ATGATATTGAAACGCGGTTTGTTTTTATTGATAGGTTGCTTGGCGTTAGGCCTTGGACTGCTGGGTATTGTATTGCCTCTACTACCGACTGTGCCGTTTATTCTATTGGCGGCTTTTTGTTTTGCCCGCTCAAGCGAGCGCTTACACCAGTGGTTGATGACACACCCTTGGTTTGCCGATGCGCTGACCCAATGGCAACAACACAGGGCGATGCGCCCCGGCCTTAAACGCCGAGCGATGTTGCTCACGGGACTCAGTTTTAGCATTAGCATTTTGGTGGTCCCGATTGTATGGGTGAAGTTGCTGCTGCTCACCATGGCTTGCGGATTACTTTGGTATCTTAAAACCATTCCTGAAATCGAATCCTAA
- the apt gene encoding adenine phosphoribosyltransferase: MAMNTETLSLIKQSIKTIPNYPKEGILFRDVTSLLENAAAYKATIDLLVEQYRNKGFTKIVGTEARGFLFGAPLALELGIGFVPVRKPGKLPRATISQSYELEYGHDSLEIHTDAITANDKVLVVDDLLATGGTIEATVKLIRQLGGEVQDAAFVISLPDLGGEARLTALGLELVKLCEFEGE; this comes from the coding sequence ATGGCTATGAATACAGAAACCTTATCCTTGATAAAGCAAAGCATTAAAACGATTCCTAATTATCCTAAGGAAGGGATTCTATTTCGCGATGTGACCAGTCTGCTGGAAAATGCCGCGGCCTATAAAGCGACTATCGATTTATTAGTTGAGCAATATCGCAATAAAGGCTTTACCAAGATTGTGGGCACCGAAGCCCGTGGTTTCTTGTTTGGTGCGCCTTTAGCTCTGGAATTAGGCATTGGTTTTGTGCCTGTACGTAAGCCAGGTAAGTTACCACGTGCGACCATTAGCCAAAGCTATGAGCTGGAATATGGCCACGATAGTCTTGAAATCCATACCGATGCGATTACCGCGAATGACAAAGTGTTGGTGGTTGACGATTTGCTGGCCACTGGCGGTACTATCGAAGCCACAGTCAAACTTATCCGCCAACTGGGTGGTGAAGTACAAGATGCGGCCTTTGTGATTTCATTACCCGATCTCGGTGGCGAAGCCCGTTTAACTGCCTTAGGTCTTGAGTTGGTTAAACTTTGTGAGTTTGAAGGCGAATAA
- a CDS encoding DUF692 domain-containing protein, translating into MQESGLVGLGLRREMLSEFCQALPTAIDFLEVAPENWMTLGGKYGKQFRQLTEQHTFFCHGLSLSIGSPAPLDLEFVRQVKAFMDLHQIEVYSEHLSYCSGGGHLYDLMPIPFTYDAVKHVATRVKQVEDILERPLILENISFYAAPSAQMSEQAFLTAVLEEADCKLLLDVNNIYVNSINHQYDAEAYLKAMPTERIAYLHIAGHYQQSETLLIDTHGSDINDPVWALLDKCYAQHGVLPTLLERDFNLPETVQLLDEINQIHAYQARAKNRLDKRIA; encoded by the coding sequence ATGCAAGAGAGTGGACTGGTTGGATTAGGCTTAAGGCGTGAAATGCTCAGTGAGTTTTGCCAAGCGCTGCCAACGGCTATCGATTTTTTAGAGGTCGCCCCTGAAAACTGGATGACGCTCGGTGGAAAATACGGCAAGCAATTTAGGCAGCTTACTGAGCAACATACTTTTTTCTGCCATGGTCTATCACTCTCTATCGGCAGTCCTGCCCCCTTAGATTTGGAATTTGTCCGCCAAGTGAAGGCGTTTATGGATCTGCACCAAATTGAAGTCTATTCGGAGCATTTAAGTTATTGCTCGGGTGGCGGTCATTTATACGATCTCATGCCCATTCCCTTTACCTATGACGCCGTTAAGCATGTGGCAACGCGGGTAAAACAGGTGGAGGATATTTTAGAGCGGCCTTTGATCCTCGAGAATATTTCCTTTTATGCCGCGCCGAGCGCACAGATGAGTGAGCAGGCATTTTTGACCGCAGTGTTAGAAGAGGCCGACTGTAAGCTGCTGTTAGATGTTAATAATATCTATGTGAATTCGATAAATCATCAATACGATGCCGAGGCTTATTTAAAGGCCATGCCAACGGAGCGCATCGCCTATTTGCATATCGCAGGGCATTACCAACAGTCTGAAACCTTGCTGATCGACACCCATGGCAGCGACATCAACGATCCGGTTTGGGCATTGTTGGATAAGTGCTATGCCCAGCATGGTGTCTTGCCGACACTGCTGGAACGTGACTTTAATCTGCCTGAAACGGTGCAGTTATTGGATGAGATTAATCAAATCCATGCCTATCAAGCGCGGGCGAAAAATCGTTTAGACAAGAGGATTGCCTGA
- a CDS encoding YbaB/EbfC family nucleoid-associated protein: MFGKGGMGNLMKQAQMMQERMAKMQEEIARMEMVGESGAGLVKVTMTGAHTVRKVEIDPSLMEDDKEMLEDLIAAACNDAARRIEENQKAKMAEVTGGMQLPPGMKMPF; this comes from the coding sequence ATGTTTGGAAAAGGCGGTATGGGCAATCTGATGAAACAAGCCCAGATGATGCAAGAAAGAATGGCAAAAATGCAGGAAGAAATTGCCCGCATGGAAATGGTCGGTGAGTCAGGTGCGGGTCTGGTTAAAGTGACCATGACTGGCGCACACACAGTACGTAAAGTCGAAATCGATCCAAGCTTAATGGAAGACGATAAAGAAATGCTGGAAGATTTGATCGCGGCAGCCTGTAACGATGCTGCACGTCGTATCGAAGAGAATCAAAAAGCTAAAATGGCCGAAGTGACTGGCGGTATGCAATTACCACCAGGCATGAAAATGCCATTTTAA
- a CDS encoding DUF2063 domain-containing protein, translated as MDFTQVQQSFIDYIRDPQNPVPSGVPLERMQVYRELFFNNVMGFVSNAFPVLKSLYSDAQWQALVQAFFSQHDCKSPIFIDIAGEFLQFLQFEYSPAESDPSFMLELAHYEWLELRVATAQQVDQQERLSSADILQRYLCLAATASVAQYQYPVQQIRQDYRPTAPLPQPVFFCLYQDEAGEVGFLQLTPLSAQVLGYLVEQGQSCLDDILNWLQGIYPQMQPEMLTQGCIQLLEQLAVKGIVRGI; from the coding sequence ATGGATTTTACGCAAGTACAGCAGTCTTTTATCGATTATATTCGCGATCCACAAAACCCAGTGCCGAGCGGTGTGCCCTTAGAGCGGATGCAGGTTTATCGAGAGCTGTTTTTTAATAATGTGATGGGTTTTGTCTCTAATGCTTTTCCCGTTCTTAAAAGTCTTTATAGCGATGCACAGTGGCAAGCCTTAGTGCAGGCTTTTTTCAGTCAACACGATTGTAAGTCCCCAATTTTTATTGATATTGCCGGAGAATTTTTGCAATTCCTGCAATTTGAATATTCACCAGCAGAAAGTGATCCGTCTTTTATGTTGGAGCTGGCGCACTATGAATGGCTCGAGCTGCGAGTGGCGACGGCGCAACAAGTTGACCAGCAAGAGAGACTGTCCAGCGCAGATATTTTGCAGCGTTATTTGTGTTTAGCGGCAACGGCGAGTGTGGCCCAGTACCAATATCCGGTGCAGCAGATCCGCCAAGATTATCGCCCGACAGCGCCGCTGCCGCAGCCAGTGTTTTTTTGCCTCTATCAGGATGAGGCGGGCGAGGTGGGCTTCTTACAATTAACGCCGTTAAGTGCGCAAGTGCTGGGATATTTGGTAGAACAAGGACAGAGTTGCCTCGATGACATACTGAACTGGTTGCAAGGGATTTATCCGCAAATGCAACCAGAGATGTTAACCCAAGGCTGTATTCAGTTACTCGAACAACTGGCCGTTAAAGGGATAGTGCGCGGGATTTAA